DNA from Felis catus isolate Fca126 chromosome B3, F.catus_Fca126_mat1.0, whole genome shotgun sequence:
TTTCGACTCGGGGCAAACGAGGTCTCCTTCCCAAGGCCCACCCACAAACTTGAACGAGGGCTGGAGCGAGCCTTTCCGAGGGGTCCCTGAGGACCTCCTGGGCACCGCGGCCGGCCGGCCCgcctcgcctcccctccccgcgCGCCGGCCCCGGCCCTGGCCGCTTCCCCAAGGTCATGAGGGAGGCCGGGGCCGCGGCCCgcacccccgccgccgccgccgccgccgccgccgccgccggtcGGGCCCGCGCCCTCCCCGCCCAGGCCGCGCTCGGCCACTTCCTGCTCCGCTCCTCCACCCCGGCCGCGCGCGGCCCGCGCCCCGGGCCCCGCCGGCCGGGAACAAAGCGCCGGGCCGCGGGAGGAAATCCGGGCCCcggcggcgggcggcgcgcgcggggcggggggcgggggggactcaCCGGGCGCCGCGTCCGGGCCGAGCGCGGGCCTAGCCGGGCCGCGGCCTCCGGCGCCCGCCGCTCGGCATCCCCGCGCGCGCGCCGGGCGGGGCCGGGCtggaggcggcggcgggcgggcgctGCTGGGCGGGCCTCGTGCGCCGCCGGGCCCGGAGCTCGTGGCGGCCGCCGGCTCGCGTCCTCCGGCTGCGCTGCTGCGCTGGCTGCGCTGGgccggccgcccgcccgccgcgctcggtcccgccgccgccgccgccgccgccgccgccggcccgccctctccccgccccgcgccgccccgcCCGGCCGCCCGCCCACATCCGCCTCCGCCGCCCGGGGCGCCCCCGGCGCGGCCGGGGCGAGGGCGCGGCGCCGGGAGCGCGCGGCGCGGGGCGGGCCGCCCACTGTCCCCCGGCCGCGTGCTCCCCGGCCTCGGTTTCCCGGCGCGTCCGGCGCGCCCTCACTTCCCGGCCCGGTTCCGCCCCGAGCGCGCGGGGAGGGCCGGTCCGGGACGAACCCCGCGCTTCTGCCTCCGtggcgtgggggcggggcaggtTAGTGTCCCTTTCAAAacgtgcccccagcccctccccccacccctggtggGCAGCTCCGagctgggggccggggagggagcAGCCCCGGTGACCCTAAAAGGCGTGATCCGAGGAGCCTGGCAAGCTAGCGGTCCCctgcaggtgggggcggggcgctcCTTGCGGGAGGCTGGTGGGGGTCAGCTTTGAGGGGTCCTGGAGGGCCGGCTGGAAGGCAGACAGGAGAGGGAAGGCTAGGGAGACAGGGGTCATCGATCCCCGTGCCGAAGGACTCCCTTGGCCCCGGGCAGGGCCCTCCATCTCTGGAGAGGGGCTCACTAGGGCCTTGACCGGAATGCAGACAGACACTGACGGCTTGGCTACAAAAGCAGGCGGGAGACTTCCCAGGTCCACAGAGGGAGACCACGGCGCCAGGGACCGGTGGAGGGGCATCCACCTGGCGGGAGCCACCTGCCCTGAGCCAGACACAGACACCCAGAgtggggggctgggtgggggtcaGACTCCAGAGAAGGGCTGTCACAGCAGAGCGGCCCCGGGCCCTCCCTGCTGTCCGAATCCATGGGTCCTAGGCTCCCACAGTCCACTGGGgacttccccccgccccccgaccccGCCCACCTACAGATTCCCAGGACACTGCAGAGGCCTTCCAACCCCTGACCCCTCCCTGGGCCCTGTGCTCAGCTAGAGCCACAAGTTTCTCCCaacagctgcccctccccccatcccaagGTCTCCAAGTTGATAGGAATCCTTTGGTAAAAGGGAGACTCTAGTGAGCTACCCTCCTGGAGTTGGTATgtattttgtgggggaggggggcattttTGTTCTTCATCCAGGGTCAGGGTTCAGCCTGGGAGGTATAGCTGCTTCACCCGGGTCAGAGGCAGGTGCAGCCCAGCCGAACGTCCAGCAAAGCGTCCACACCCAAAACAGGGGGCTCCTGCCGGACTTCTTGGGGCTGAGGCAGAGACTTATACTCCTCAGGGAAGGACTGTCCCTGATCAGGGGATACTCGAACCTCGGGGAGATGACTGCCGGACCCTGGCCTCTCCCCGCTGCCcgtgtgcccctctccccaacccagaCCAGCACTCCGGCTCTCACTGAAAACCCCCAGGTGGGGCCTTGCCTCCAGGGGGCCGAGTGAGAGGCCTGGACCAGTCTTCCATGCTTCTGGGACCCTGGGACCCGACAGCTGCCCTGAGGGTCACCCCCAGATGTCCCCCATCTGTCCATCCCGTACCTTGCAAACCTTCCCTCTGGGCCCCTGGGCCCCTCTGGGACTGTGCCACCTACCCACCGCTCTCCCAGGAAGGGGGTCCGCGCCCACCCCCATCTTGGGCTGGCAGTGCTACGGAGAAGGCCGAGGACAAGAAGAGAGCGGGGTGGGTGGGGTCAGGCAGCCCCTGGGGGTCTGGGAGGGCGCCCTCTCCTGGAAGATGTGGTGGCTCCCCAAGCCTGTCTGGAGCCCGATGGCCATTTGAGTAAAGGCATCTTGGCCGGGAGGCTGCGTCCCGGTGGTCCAAAACCCGCCGCCGTATTGGCCCCCGGCCCATCTCCAGgaggcctccctccctgctctgcacGGAGCTCTGGGGCCCGCCGAGGGCCTGAGACCTGTGTGAGCCCCAAGCAAGCCCCACTCGGGCAGCACCCAGTCCCGGCTGCAGGCGGGGCCCTCCCCCGGAGGAAGGCGGAGCTGCTGCCCCCAAGAAGCCCCCTTGCGGCCCAGATAGATGAAGACCCAGTCCTGTCAGCCAGCCCTGGCCcgtgctggggcccctggggagCCCCTCGCCAGATGTTCCCCACAAAAACTGCTGTGGCAGCCCCGAGGACGAGGACGGTGGCTGCCTGCCGCCTTCGGAGCTCAGGGGCCTCGGGCCCCGTCACCTTCTGCTGCCGCCAGCCATCCGGCAGGACTCGCGCCCCGGCTGCCCGGTCTCAGCAGCAGCTGTAGGGCGGGGCCTGAGGGCGGCTCCCAGGCCAGGTGGCCGCCCGGCCAGCTGCATCCAGGGGTCTCCGCCTGCCGTGGCCTCCTGTCATCCCTCTGCCCAAGACCTCGCCAGGCCAGAGAGGGGATCCGAGGGCTGGGGTGGCCAGCCGGGACAGCCTCtcctgggagtggggggtgggacaGGAGGACCTGAGTCAGACCTTCCCACCCAAGAGGTACGGGGGAGGGGGCCTGCACTCCCTCACGGCGGGGACACCCCGCCTTCCGTGGCTCATCCCTACCTGGGCTGGCCTCCCCGGCTCCCATAGGCAGTGTCCCAACCTGCTTCGGCCTCTCTCTACACCCACAGCCTCTGTCAGGGCCCCAAGGAGCGCTTTGTCCCCACAGcctggcagggcagggcaggacacCCTGCCGGCCCCGGGGCCTCCCTCGGGCCTGGCTGGGGAGCTGTCCGCAGCAGGACGGCCAGCCCTGCCTCCGTGGCCTCAGGGGCCAGACCTGGGGAAGCAACGCGGGACAGGTAGGCGCCACGGAGCACTCGGGATTCGGTTGGACATTCCTCAAAGCCACCGCATGCATTCAAGAGACATTTACTGAACTCCCTGTGTCAGGCCCAGCCAACTTCCTGGCCTCGTGAGGTAGTGTGGTCACGTGACATGGGGAGCACTCTGGAAAAGGCTAAGGCCCAGAAAGGAGAAGATGGCCTGGGGGTGCTCTTAGCCGGGGTGGTCAGGGGAGACCACtctcagggggagggggggaggggagggggttgggcagagacgagtgggggaggagccggGGAAGAAGGGCTCTCGGAGGGGAGGTCTTGCTGTGGGCCTGGCGGGTAGGTAAGACTCCACACTGCAGGTGACGGTGTTGAGGCTCAAGGAGGTGAGTGGCTGTGCCCGAGGTTGGCAGGGGGCAGGCGGTAGGCTGTGAGCCCAAGACCCCAGGGGCAGTCCTGTCCGGGTTCTCTCTGACCTGCCTTGAATTCCCCTCCTCCTgggggggcctgggctgggggtgcCAGGAGGGGGGCGTGCTTGAGGAGGGGGCCCCAGAGTGGATGGAGCTTGGGAGCCAGGGGCAGTCCCCGTGGCTGAGTACAGGGTGAGCTCAGGGTTCCAAGGTTTCCAAGGGTTCCAAAGGGTCGCAAGGGTTCCAAACCTTGCCCGGTTTGgggaataaaaatacaagatgtcCAGTCAGATTTGAGTTGCAAATGAATAAGGAATAAGTTTTAGTATAAAaatgtggcgcctgggtggctcagtcggttgagcgtccgacttcggctcaggtcatgacctcacactttgtggtttgagccccacatcgtcgggctctgtgctgacagctcggggcccggagcctgcttcagattctgtgtctccctctctcaaggccgcttccccgctcatgctctctctctgtctcaaaaataaataacacattaaaatttttttttaaataaataaaaatgtggctttcctggggcgcctgggtaggttaagcgtctgactcttgatctcagctcaggtcatgatctcacagtttgtgagttccagccccgagttgggctcagtgctgatggcacacagcctgcttgggttctctctctccttctgtccgcccctcccctgcttgcctgtctctctcaacttaaaaataaataaacttgaaaaaaaatgtggcctTCCTTCCCACAGGCTGTAGATACCAGCTGTGCTGGCCCAGTCCTCAGGTCTCCAACCTAAGGACTGGAATAGGACCCCCCTGGGGGCTGCTCACTCGCATCTCACAGGCCTCTGGCGACTGGCGCTGGAGGTCCCATCCTTTGTggtcccgcccctccccagcagcccggccccctctccccctccccaccccccccaggccCCTGGTTGAgactcctcctccccagccccacctccgaCTCCTGGGCAGCGGGGCAGTGCAGGTGGGAATTCAGGAGACTGTTCAGGTTCGAATCCTGGTTCAGGGACTTAATGCCTGCGGTGCGGCCATGAACCCCTTACCTAAAAACCTCCCCCATCAAGCGGGTGTAATAATACGAGTGCCCAAGTAAGGAGATTCCTGTGAAGGTGAGCCGAGCAGTGGTCAGTGCCTCAATCCTGCTCCGTCAAGGGCAGCCCCTTTAGACCATTGCCCCAGGGAGACTCCCAGCCAACagtacccccacccccgcccctgggGCCCCAACTGCTCCAAAATCAtcgctttctatttctttttaacttatttttaatttgtatttgtttttgagatagagacagcgcGTGAAtgcgggaggaggaggggcagagagcgagggagacacagaagcccaagcagacagctctaacgcggggctcgaactcacaaggtgtgagatcatgacctgagccaaagtcggaggctttaACCCACCAAGCCTCCCAGGCGCCCGCTTCGCTCTGTTGCACTCAGGCTACTTCCGTCTCCCAGCAGCCGGAGGGGCTGCTCTTGCACCGGGCCCCCGGGATGCCAACTCCTCCCCTCCACAGGGTCTCCCCGTCCCTAAACACTTTTCCTCTggactctggggcgcctgggcctccctccctctgacgaGGCGCTTGTGGCCCTATCCACCGTGTCTGCGGAGGCGCGCCCTGTCCGTGAGGCTCTGGGACACCCAGCTCGGGGCTCCGGGCCCCCAGCACGGGTTGTGCCGAGCTCCGCTGAGCGGGTGGgacccccccgcctcccccccccgccccccgtcccgGCCTCCGCGGTCGAGGTCCTGCTTGAGTGTTTGGAAGAGGGTACCAGCCAAATTCACTGCAACCTCAGAAAGAGGCTTTCCACGAAGAAGGGGTGTCATCTTTTCAAAATTTACGACCCCCTCCGCGTGTCCCCTGCTTCGTCCCAGGGCCAGCGCCCCGCGAGGTGCGCCCTCGGGTGACAGCCCCACGCGGGGCCGGAGGGGATCCGGTCTTCGGAAGGGGTTCCTCAGCCGAGGGGCGCAGTGGGGACCCCaccgcgggggggggggagaggattGGGGACACGGCGGCGTAGGCGGCAAATATCGCGagagagccccctcccccgccgcgcccctcatcccctcccaccccggtgccccagctGGCGGCGCGCCGGGGGCCCGGCTGGGCGAGGCGGGGCGGGCCGGGAAGGGGCGGCGAGGGTGACCTCAGCGGTTCCGCCGCTCCGGGAAGTCGCCTCGGcccgccccctccagcccccgccCCGAGTTTCGCTCTCTCCGGGGCGGGGCGACGGCGGCCGCTGCCGGGCCGGCCAAGTTGGAGCGCGCCCCGCCCGGCGCCCTCCCCGCCGGGGCACGCCGCCCGGAGCCCCGCGCACCGGGGCCGCACCGGGGAGGGCgcgcggcgcgggcggcggccgGAGAGCGGCGCGGGGCGGCGGAGGTGAGCGCGGGGGGCGGGCGCCGGCtccgcccgccccgcccgccggcCCGCTCCCCACGGCCGCGCTACCATAAATGgggcccgcggcggcggcggcggcggcggcggcggcggcggcggagggccgggcggcgggcggggacGCGGGCGTCGGGGGACGCGGCGCCCCGCGGAGAAGTTCGGGGGCGGCCCGGCGGGGACGCGCGCAGGTTCGCGCCCCGAGACCCGCCCCGCGGCCGGCGGCTTCTGTTTCACTCGCGGGCGAGCCGGTCCCGCCCGGGGCAGGTGCGGGGGCGCGCGGGGGCGCCCCGTCCGCGCCCGCGGAGGCCGGCGGCCGCATGGAGTTCCCGGAGCACGGCGCGCGGCTGCTGGGCCGCCTGCGGCAGCAGCGGGAGCAGGGCTTCCTGTGCGACTGCACCGTGCTGGTGGGCGCCGCGCGCTTCCCGGCCCACCGCGCCGTGCTGGCCGCCTGCAGCGTCTACTTCCATCTCTTCTACAGGGACCGGCCCGCGGGCGGCCGCGACGCCGTGCGGCTCAACGGCGACGTGGTCACGGCGCCCGCCTTCGGCCGCCTGCTGGACTTCATGTACGGGGGCCGCCTGGACCTGCGCAGCCTGCCGGTGGAGGACGTGCTGGCCGCCGCCAGCTACCTGCACATGTACGACGTCGTCAAGGTCTGCAAGGGCAGGCTGAGGGACAGGGGCCGCGCGCTGCCCCGGGGGCCCCCCGCCGCCCGGGCAGAGCCGCTCGGGCCGCCGCCGCGCACCCAGCCCGCCCGGGCCCCGGAGAAGGCCGGGCCGCCCCGCTCTGGGCTCCGCGCGCTCCCCCCGCGAGCCCCGGGGCCCCCTCCCTGGCAGGCCCCGGGAGACGCCGAGCGGGCCCTGGACCTGTCGCTGAAGCCCGGCCGCAGGCGGGAGCCAGCGCACGCACCGCGCGTCCTTCACACAGCCCCCCGCGTCCAGATGCAACACGGCGCGCAGCCACCAGTGCGGGACTCGCGGGACTCGCGGGACTCGCCGTCGGAACGGGACGGCGGCGCCCACGGCCCCCCGCAGCCACCCTGCGCCCCTGCAGCCGAGCCGTCGGCCGGCGGCCgcgagccggagccggagccggagccggatgCGGAGCTGGGGGCCCGCGGGGACGAGCTGGGCCCCGGCGCGCGCCCGTGCGTGTGCCCGCTGTGCGGCAAGCTGTTCCCCGGGGCCCACGTGCTGCAGCTGCACCTGAGCGCCCACTTCCGGGAGCGGGACGGCGGCCGGGCGCGCCTCTCGCCCGACGGCACGGTGCCCACCTGCCCGCTCTGCGGGAAGACCTTCTCGTGCACGTACACGCTGAAGAGGCACGAGCGGACCCACTCGGGCGAGAAGCCCTACACGTGCGCGCAGTGCGGCAAGAGCTTCCAGTACTCGCACAACCTGAGCCGCCACGCGGTGGTGCACACGCGCGAGAAGCCGCACGCCTGCCGCTGGTGCGAGCGCCGCTTCACGCAGTCGGGGGACCTCTACCGCCACGTCCGAAAATTCCACTGTGGGCTGGTCAAGTCCCTGCTGGTGTGACTTGTGTCCGTGCGGcgcgagggggtgggggtgggggtgggctggaaaagggaggggagggacctCCCGGCTGGGACACTGGGATGGAGctgcggcggggg
Protein-coding regions in this window:
- the ZBTB42 gene encoding zinc finger and BTB domain-containing protein 42 → MEFPEHGARLLGRLRQQREQGFLCDCTVLVGAARFPAHRAVLAACSVYFHLFYRDRPAGGRDAVRLNGDVVTAPAFGRLLDFMYGGRLDLRSLPVEDVLAAASYLHMYDVVKVCKGRLRDRGRALPRGPPAARAEPLGPPPRTQPARAPEKAGPPRSGLRALPPRAPGPPPWQAPGDAERALDLSLKPGRRREPAHAPRVLHTAPRVQMQHGAQPPVRDSRDSRDSPSERDGGAHGPPQPPCAPAAEPSAGGREPEPEPEPDAELGARGDELGPGARPCVCPLCGKLFPGAHVLQLHLSAHFRERDGGRARLSPDGTVPTCPLCGKTFSCTYTLKRHERTHSGEKPYTCAQCGKSFQYSHNLSRHAVVHTREKPHACRWCERRFTQSGDLYRHVRKFHCGLVKSLLV